One genomic segment of Dromaius novaehollandiae isolate bDroNov1 chromosome 12, bDroNov1.hap1, whole genome shotgun sequence includes these proteins:
- the SNTN gene encoding sentan isoform X2, giving the protein MCGCRASVPGAAQCSGNQPAPASPGKSPSAAGDMPRRIPVSKQLASIKALRKGSDLEKAFATMALVYSNSASPEGKLSKGEAKSLLQAQFLSFIQGQESKPKYQEIISALDEESENKIDFEDFMILLVSLALMSDLLREIRNVKTTK; this is encoded by the exons ATGTGTGGCTGCAGGGCCAGCGTGCCCGGCGCTGCGCAGTGCTCCGGGAACCAGCCCGCTCCCGCTTCGCCCGGAAAGAGCCCGTCCGCAGCCGGAGACATGCCCAGACG CATACCTGTGTCCAAGCAGCTGGCCTCGATAAAAG CTCTTCGGAAAGGCTCAGACCTTGAAAAAGCTTTTGCTACCATGGCTTTGGTGTACAGCAACTCTGCCAGCCCCGAGGGCAAACTCAGCAAGGGGGAAGCCAAAAGCCTGCTGCAAGCCCAGTTTTTGAGTTTCATACAG GGCCAAGAAAGCAAACCAAAATACCAGGAAATAATTTCTGCCCTGGATGAGGAGTCGGAGAACAAAATTGATTTTGAAGACTTCATGATCTTGTTAGTCAGTCTCGCTCTAATGTCTGACCTGCTGCGGGAGATCAGAAATGTGAAAACCACAAAGTGA
- the SNTN gene encoding sentan isoform X1 yields the protein MLLTARRGYRSFSCKGKLLFFWGINQHGQKRASSFMEELHTRAIHQVVTVPLSSLATSIPVSKQLASIKALRKGSDLEKAFATMALVYSNSASPEGKLSKGEAKSLLQAQFLSFIQGQESKPKYQEIISALDEESENKIDFEDFMILLVSLALMSDLLREIRNVKTTK from the exons ATGTTGCTCACTGCTCGCAGAGGATATCGGTCTTTCAGTTGTAAAGGAAAGCTGCTCTTCTTTTGGGGAATTAACCAACATGGGCAGAAACGAGCAAGCTCCTTTATGGAGGAACTGCATACACGTGCGATCCATCAGGTGGTAACTGTGCCTCTCTCCTCTCTCGCTACCAGCATACCTGTGTCCAAGCAGCTGGCCTCGATAAAAG CTCTTCGGAAAGGCTCAGACCTTGAAAAAGCTTTTGCTACCATGGCTTTGGTGTACAGCAACTCTGCCAGCCCCGAGGGCAAACTCAGCAAGGGGGAAGCCAAAAGCCTGCTGCAAGCCCAGTTTTTGAGTTTCATACAG GGCCAAGAAAGCAAACCAAAATACCAGGAAATAATTTCTGCCCTGGATGAGGAGTCGGAGAACAAAATTGATTTTGAAGACTTCATGATCTTGTTAGTCAGTCTCGCTCTAATGTCTGACCTGCTGCGGGAGATCAGAAATGTGAAAACCACAAAGTGA